From Pseudoxanthomonas sp. YR558, the proteins below share one genomic window:
- a CDS encoding Slp family lipoprotein: MNLRFAVLAASTAVLLSACATAPQPLQGSFTPVNPRDSVATPQVGASVRWGGRIISTTPAENSTCFQLVSRPLSGTGRPLSSAPDATDGRFIACRAGFYDPAVFAEGREVTFVGKIDGYESTRIGDYDYQLPRVAAEVVYLWPEVREVEVRPYPYYDPFWGPRWGRWGWW, encoded by the coding sequence ATGAATCTTCGCTTCGCTGTCCTCGCCGCTTCCACCGCCGTCCTGTTGTCGGCCTGCGCCACCGCGCCCCAACCGCTGCAGGGCAGCTTCACTCCCGTCAATCCGCGCGACTCCGTTGCCACGCCACAGGTGGGCGCATCCGTCCGTTGGGGGGGGCGCATCATCAGCACCACGCCCGCGGAGAACAGCACGTGCTTCCAGCTGGTCTCCCGCCCACTGTCCGGCACGGGTCGCCCGCTTTCCAGCGCACCGGACGCCACCGACGGCCGCTTCATCGCCTGCCGCGCCGGCTTCTACGATCCCGCCGTGTTCGCCGAGGGCCGGGAGGTGACCTTCGTCGGCAAGATCGATGGTTACGAAAGCACGCGCATCGGTGACTACGACTACCAGTTGCCGCGCGTCGCTGCCGAGGTGGTTTACCTGTGGCCGGAAGTACGCGAAGTCGAGGTGCGCCCTTACCCGTACTACGACCCCTTCTGGGGTCCGCGTTGGGGCCGTTGGGGCTGGTGGTGA
- a CDS encoding YbaB/EbfC family nucleoid-associated protein has translation MRGNIAQLMQQAQKMQENLQRAQEELAKLEVTGNAGAGMVSVTLTGAKECRKVRIDPSVLSDAEMLEDLIAAAFNDASNKVDAESKSRMGAATAGMPMPPGMKLPF, from the coding sequence ATGCGTGGAAACATCGCCCAACTGATGCAGCAGGCGCAGAAGATGCAGGAAAACCTGCAGCGCGCCCAGGAAGAATTGGCCAAGCTGGAAGTCACCGGCAACGCCGGCGCCGGCATGGTCAGCGTGACGCTGACCGGCGCCAAGGAGTGCCGCAAGGTGCGCATCGATCCGTCGGTGCTGTCCGATGCTGAGATGCTGGAGGATCTGATCGCAGCCGCATTCAATGACGCGTCGAACAAGGTCGACGCCGAGTCGAAGTCGCGGATGGGTGCGGCCACGGCCGGCATGCCGATGCCGCCGGGCATGAAGCTGCCGTTCTGA
- a CDS encoding site-specific integrase, with translation MRIPHHLVRSSSGLWSFRQRVPADLQHLIGRRLLKRTLRTNDLSEARLRALVLASRYAQAFSTLRDRRMDKLGKKEADELIARLTQAEGLKDLTLHRTRAPDGTVSERWQIDTEEDLRLFRQAQHESNDPLLDAVNSPLSPRDFAAARAKITPITLADARDGWLASLQGSTLPKTLTIKKTAVEALVRFLGSKTKLHTVTRTDLARWYQHMRDEGASTPTLTNKQSYVGGRGGFFEWAQASGYYPKGDNPAAGHISYSIREKRARRKFGFKAYDAHQVQTLFAPAAFEGLALSARWASVIGLYTGARASEVGQLLVADIIEEDGLLCIRVSDEGEHQKVKTEVSLRTVPVHPDLLALGFREWIDGLRSAGADRLFPAAKADAKNGQGNWITKAFGRHLEQVGKNWPAGKRGFHSLRKTVIQSLQGAGVPSELRAQLVGHELDDEHHSTYSRDFTVREKLHGPGPTTPGLSTLDFGLNLPALSQLLLDTAPTPRVGRKRTTHAVVTAP, from the coding sequence ATGCGCATTCCACATCATCTGGTTCGTTCCTCTTCAGGGCTCTGGTCGTTTCGTCAGCGGGTTCCCGCCGACCTCCAGCACCTCATTGGCCGCCGCCTGCTCAAGCGCACCCTGCGCACTAATGACTTGTCCGAGGCCCGGCTTCGCGCGCTGGTGTTGGCCTCCCGCTATGCTCAAGCCTTCTCAACGCTGAGGGATCGGCGGATGGACAAGCTGGGGAAGAAAGAGGCCGATGAGCTGATCGCCCGACTGACGCAAGCGGAGGGTCTGAAAGACCTCACCCTCCACCGGACCCGAGCCCCCGACGGGACGGTGAGCGAGCGCTGGCAGATCGACACCGAGGAAGACCTGCGGCTCTTCCGCCAGGCCCAGCACGAGTCTAATGACCCTCTCCTAGATGCGGTCAACTCTCCTCTGTCACCGCGTGACTTCGCCGCAGCCAGGGCGAAGATCACCCCCATCACCTTGGCGGACGCTCGGGACGGGTGGCTGGCAAGCCTTCAGGGCAGCACGCTGCCCAAGACCCTCACGATTAAGAAGACCGCCGTTGAGGCTTTGGTCCGGTTTCTGGGGAGCAAGACCAAGCTGCACACCGTCACCCGCACGGACCTAGCCCGCTGGTATCAGCACATGCGGGACGAAGGCGCCTCGACTCCTACCCTCACCAACAAGCAATCGTATGTGGGCGGTCGCGGAGGCTTCTTCGAATGGGCCCAAGCATCCGGCTACTACCCAAAGGGAGACAACCCCGCCGCCGGCCATATCTCCTATTCAATTCGGGAGAAGCGGGCCAGACGAAAGTTTGGCTTCAAGGCCTATGACGCACATCAAGTCCAGACCTTGTTCGCTCCGGCGGCCTTCGAGGGTTTGGCCCTGTCGGCCCGCTGGGCTTCGGTCATCGGTCTCTATACCGGCGCCAGAGCGTCCGAGGTGGGTCAACTCTTGGTCGCGGACATCATTGAGGAAGACGGCCTGCTCTGCATCAGAGTTTCAGACGAAGGCGAGCACCAGAAAGTAAAAACCGAGGTCAGCCTGCGAACCGTGCCCGTGCATCCGGACTTGCTAGCGCTGGGCTTCCGAGAGTGGATCGACGGCCTTCGTTCCGCTGGTGCCGATCGTCTTTTCCCTGCCGCCAAGGCAGACGCGAAAAACGGCCAAGGGAACTGGATCACCAAAGCCTTCGGGCGACACCTGGAGCAGGTGGGAAAGAACTGGCCCGCAGGCAAGCGAGGCTTCCACTCGCTGAGAAAGACGGTCATCCAATCACTTCAAGGCGCTGGCGTGCCATCGGAGCTGCGTGCTCAACTCGTTGGTCACGAGCTCGACGACGAGCACCACTCAACGTATAGCCGTGACTTCACCGTGCGCGAGAAGCTTCATGGACCCGGCCCCACCACCCCGGGACTCTCAACGTTGGACTTCGGGCTGAACCTGCCCGCCCTCTCTCAACTGCTGTTAGATACCGCTCCGACTCCGCGGGTCGGACGCAAGCGCACTACACACGCCGTTGTGACCGCTCCGTAG
- a CDS encoding DUF58 domain-containing protein, producing MAGLRASLARRLAQFARPRAAEVLPVQLDRRRVYVLPTGFGLFYAALVLAMALGALNYNNNPALLMALLLGATAMASLIFAHLQLSGLRMDAVSADPVHAGESLMLHIALSARDGRPRRGLRLDGAETATFAPAMSAEGTVVELGLPTQRRGWHDIGRLRVSTTQPLGLARAWSWVWPPPLLVYPAVEVHGPPLPEGGRTGQRAKLDPAGDDVHHLRGYRPGDAPRTIAWKPSARRDVLLVREYEQPVGVEVRLDWDALGTLAHEERIRRLAHWVELGEREGRRYRLTLPGQPPLGPANGALHRHLCLRALALMPYADR from the coding sequence ATGGCGGGCTTGCGCGCATCGCTGGCGCGGCGGTTGGCGCAGTTCGCCCGTCCGCGCGCGGCGGAAGTGTTGCCGGTGCAGTTGGACCGCCGGCGCGTCTACGTGCTGCCGACAGGCTTCGGCCTCTTCTACGCGGCGCTCGTGCTGGCCATGGCGCTGGGAGCACTGAACTACAACAACAACCCAGCACTGCTGATGGCCCTGTTGCTGGGCGCGACGGCGATGGCGAGCCTTATTTTCGCCCACCTGCAATTGTCCGGCCTGCGCATGGACGCAGTATCGGCCGACCCCGTGCATGCCGGTGAATCGCTCATGCTGCACATCGCACTGTCGGCGCGCGACGGTCGCCCGCGTCGGGGCCTCAGGTTGGATGGCGCGGAGACGGCCACCTTCGCGCCTGCGATGTCCGCCGAGGGCACCGTCGTGGAGCTGGGACTGCCTACGCAACGACGCGGCTGGCACGACATCGGTCGACTCCGCGTGTCGACGACGCAGCCCCTGGGCCTGGCGCGCGCCTGGTCGTGGGTCTGGCCGCCGCCGCTGCTCGTCTATCCGGCAGTCGAAGTACACGGCCCCCCGTTACCGGAGGGGGGGCGCACCGGCCAGCGTGCGAAGCTCGATCCGGCCGGTGACGACGTCCATCACCTACGCGGCTATCGCCCCGGCGATGCCCCGCGCACGATCGCATGGAAGCCGTCCGCGCGGCGCGACGTGCTGTTGGTGCGCGAATACGAACAACCCGTCGGGGTGGAAGTCCGGCTGGACTGGGATGCGCTGGGCACCCTCGCGCACGAAGAGCGTATTCGGCGCCTGGCGCACTGGGTGGAACTCGGCGAACGCGAGGGACGACGCTATCGGCTCACTCTCCCGGGCCAACCGCCCCTGGGCCCCGCGAACGGCGCCCTGCACCGCCATCTGTGCCTGCGCGCGCTCGCGCTGATGCCGTATGCCGACCGCTAA
- a CDS encoding histidine triad nucleotide-binding protein, translating into MTDTIFARIIRREIPATIVYEDDDVLGFKDIAPQAPVHVLFIPKHEAIPTLDDVRPEQAVLVGKLVLAAAEYARREGFAEDGYRVVMNCREHAGQTVFHIHLHLLAGAPLGRFGTPG; encoded by the coding sequence ATGACCGACACGATCTTCGCCCGCATCATCCGTCGCGAGATTCCCGCCACCATCGTCTATGAGGATGACGACGTGCTGGGCTTCAAGGACATCGCACCGCAAGCGCCGGTGCATGTGCTCTTCATCCCCAAGCACGAAGCCATTCCGACACTCGATGACGTGCGCCCGGAACAGGCCGTGCTGGTCGGCAAGCTGGTGCTGGCGGCGGCGGAGTATGCGCGCCGGGAAGGATTCGCCGAAGACGGCTATCGCGTGGTGATGAACTGCCGTGAGCATGCCGGTCAGACCGTCTTCCACATCCACCTGCACCTATTGGCTGGCGCGCCGCTTGGGCGTTTCGGCACGCCAGGTTGA
- the recR gene encoding recombination mediator RecR, with the protein MSSPLLEQLIESLRVLPGVGQKTAQRMAYHLLDRERDGGKRLAAVLADALDRIGHCAQCRDFTEGTLCGICASGSRDRHQLCVVESPSDRLAIEQATGYRGVYFVLHGRLSPLDGIGPRELGLDALTSRLGAGEVGEMIIATNPTVEGEATAHYLAQLARQQGVRPSRLAHGVPLGGELEYVDRGTLAHAFGGRSEMI; encoded by the coding sequence ATGTCCAGTCCGCTGCTCGAACAGCTCATCGAATCGCTACGCGTGCTGCCCGGTGTCGGGCAGAAGACCGCGCAGCGGATGGCGTACCACCTGCTCGATCGCGAGCGGGACGGTGGCAAACGCTTGGCGGCAGTGCTCGCCGATGCGCTCGACCGCATCGGTCACTGCGCGCAGTGCCGCGACTTCACCGAAGGCACGCTCTGTGGGATATGCGCGAGCGGCAGCCGTGATCGCCACCAGCTCTGCGTGGTGGAGTCGCCGTCGGACCGCTTGGCGATAGAACAGGCCACCGGGTACCGCGGGGTCTACTTCGTCCTGCATGGCAGGCTCTCGCCGCTGGACGGCATCGGCCCGCGCGAGCTCGGGCTGGATGCGCTGACCAGCCGCCTGGGGGCGGGAGAGGTGGGTGAGATGATCATCGCCACCAATCCCACGGTCGAGGGCGAGGCCACCGCGCATTACCTCGCCCAGCTGGCGCGCCAGCAAGGTGTGCGACCCAGCCGGCTGGCGCACGGCGTACCGCTGGGGGGCGAGTTGGAATACGTCGATCGCGGCACGCTTGCGCACGCGTTCGGCGGCCGCAGCGAAATGATCTGA
- a CDS encoding MoxR family ATPase translates to MSAIPSTRPMLSEGLADALKRAQAQVNSLVLGKAHEVRLAFVALLSDGHLLIEDLPGLGKTTLAHALAATLGLTFQRVQFTSDLLPADVLGVSVYDAQARAFTFHPGPVFTNVLLADEINRAPPRTQSALLEAMAEHQVTLDGVTHALPEPFFVIATQNPVDLSGTYPLPDSQLDRFLLRLALGYPSAESERALLAGTDRRMLIAQAMPLLSSDEVMALRQAVGDVHASEALIDYVQALLTRSRQHPGVRVGLSPRAGIALLRAAKAYALLLGRTHVLPDDVQALFAAVATHRLVPEAEAASAVALAKAILHAVPVD, encoded by the coding sequence ATGTCCGCCATTCCCAGCACCCGCCCTATGCTATCCGAAGGCTTGGCCGATGCCCTCAAACGGGCCCAGGCCCAGGTCAACTCGCTGGTACTGGGCAAGGCGCATGAAGTGCGGCTGGCGTTCGTCGCTTTGCTGTCGGACGGCCACCTGCTGATCGAGGACCTGCCCGGTCTCGGCAAGACCACCCTCGCCCACGCCCTGGCGGCGACATTGGGGCTGACATTCCAGCGCGTGCAGTTCACCTCGGACCTGCTGCCGGCCGACGTGCTGGGCGTGTCGGTCTACGACGCGCAGGCGCGCGCTTTCACCTTCCATCCCGGCCCGGTCTTCACCAACGTGCTGCTCGCCGACGAGATCAATCGTGCGCCTCCCCGCACCCAGAGCGCGCTGCTCGAGGCGATGGCCGAACATCAGGTCACCCTGGATGGCGTGACGCATGCGTTGCCCGAGCCCTTCTTCGTCATCGCGACACAGAATCCCGTCGACCTGTCCGGCACGTACCCGCTGCCGGACTCGCAACTCGACCGCTTTCTGTTGCGCCTTGCACTGGGCTATCCCAGCGCGGAATCCGAGCGGGCTCTGCTGGCGGGTACCGATCGCCGCATGCTGATCGCGCAGGCGATGCCGCTGTTGTCATCGGACGAGGTCATGGCGCTGCGCCAGGCGGTCGGCGACGTGCATGCCAGCGAAGCGCTGATCGACTATGTCCAGGCCTTGTTGACGCGTAGCCGCCAGCACCCCGGCGTGCGCGTGGGCCTGTCGCCACGCGCCGGCATCGCACTGTTGAGGGCGGCCAAGGCCTATGCCCTGCTGTTGGGCCGCACGCACGTGTTGCCCGACGATGTCCAGGCCCTGTTCGCCGCTGTCGCGACGCACCGCCTCGTGCCGGAGGCCGAGGCCGCCTCCGCCGTTGCGTTGGCCAAAGCCATCCTGCACGCGGTTCCGGTGGATTGA
- a CDS encoding MobA/MobL family protein, with protein sequence MAIFHSRVKTFSRARGDSSVAAAAYRGGLFLIDHLTGKHHDYRRRGGVVETFCIVPEDAPDWAVVPSELWSAAEAAETRRNSTVAREFEVALPHELNDERRSDLAEAIGHALVGRYGFALQASIHSPGSRDGLNHHVHLLATTRRLTSEGFGEKTRELDGGVSGKTEIEWVRKTIASTINEHLASAGFDIRIDHRRLEVQAESAMERGAWGEAIALSRTPTKHVGRTASALERKGVMTDRAADNARVVLENEEAFERLLEKAMKEGRAAPVPAGHSQAQAQKDGQERGSPHQLPVSPVRGLVVHGISGIRASSLVGRGVHVEAQPGPQRSIRDLLAIAAQELAEIFAVRQNLALTTTRQLLGQLRNRIEAIGDDASLRRDLNGLLNGLGRLKRRLMRFSSRLAALRRAEQLFHMAEQSWERFDADFPRTGGVWSTQEWERRRARRLAALQKRTVELRGAREVTSDLAEAACEEEVLAAAAQLEQLSEQVSKRQGHRAEYETAERVALPGNAVRARRPRL encoded by the coding sequence ATGGCCATTTTCCACTCTCGCGTTAAAACGTTTAGTCGCGCTCGTGGTGACTCATCCGTTGCTGCCGCTGCCTATCGCGGCGGTCTTTTCTTGATCGACCACCTTACGGGAAAGCACCACGACTATCGGCGGCGTGGGGGAGTGGTTGAGACTTTCTGCATTGTTCCTGAGGATGCCCCAGATTGGGCTGTAGTCCCCAGCGAGCTTTGGTCCGCAGCGGAGGCGGCTGAGACGCGGCGGAACTCGACCGTCGCAAGAGAGTTCGAGGTGGCGTTACCGCATGAGCTCAACGATGAACGACGCTCCGATCTGGCGGAGGCTATTGGTCACGCGCTGGTAGGCCGCTACGGCTTCGCCTTGCAAGCCAGCATCCACTCCCCCGGTTCCAGGGACGGCTTGAATCATCACGTCCACTTGCTGGCGACCACTCGCCGCCTCACCAGTGAAGGCTTTGGCGAAAAGACCCGAGAGCTCGATGGTGGTGTATCTGGCAAGACCGAGATCGAATGGGTGCGGAAGACTATCGCGTCAACCATAAATGAGCACTTGGCGTCCGCAGGATTTGATATCCGTATCGACCATCGTCGGCTGGAAGTCCAAGCAGAATCCGCCATGGAGCGAGGTGCGTGGGGAGAAGCGATAGCATTGTCACGCACGCCCACTAAGCACGTGGGAAGGACGGCTTCGGCACTTGAGCGCAAAGGAGTCATGACCGACAGGGCGGCAGACAATGCGCGCGTCGTCCTGGAGAACGAAGAGGCATTTGAACGCCTGCTTGAAAAGGCTATGAAAGAGGGCAGGGCTGCTCCAGTGCCGGCTGGACACAGTCAAGCGCAAGCGCAAAAGGATGGCCAAGAACGAGGGTCCCCTCATCAGCTTCCCGTCTCGCCTGTGCGTGGACTGGTAGTTCATGGCATCAGCGGCATCCGAGCATCTAGCCTTGTGGGCAGGGGTGTGCATGTCGAAGCCCAACCCGGCCCTCAGCGCTCAATCAGAGACCTGCTGGCCATTGCCGCTCAGGAGTTGGCTGAGATCTTTGCGGTTCGTCAGAATCTCGCTCTGACTACAACGCGCCAGCTGTTGGGCCAGCTAAGAAATCGAATCGAGGCGATTGGAGATGACGCCAGCCTTCGTCGCGACCTCAACGGGTTGCTTAACGGGCTGGGGCGGCTCAAGCGTCGTTTGATGCGATTTTCAAGTCGATTGGCCGCACTGCGAAGAGCAGAGCAGCTCTTCCATATGGCAGAGCAGTCTTGGGAGAGGTTTGACGCTGATTTCCCTAGAACCGGAGGCGTTTGGTCTACGCAGGAATGGGAGCGACGTCGGGCCAGGCGGTTGGCCGCGCTGCAGAAACGAACGGTGGAGCTTAGAGGTGCCAGGGAGGTAACTTCTGATTTGGCTGAAGCCGCATGCGAGGAAGAAGTTCTAGCGGCGGCGGCTCAGTTGGAGCAATTGAGCGAGCAAGTCTCTAAGCGCCAGGGCCATAGGGCCGAATACGAAACGGCGGAAAGGGTGGCTCTTCCTGGAAATGCCGTCAGGGCTCGTCGCCCTCGCTTGTGA
- a CDS encoding DUF3488 and transglutaminase-like domain-containing protein — MPTAKPDAPIPDRSSRLWALGSAALCLLALLFQLPLSLALALGAVGVVLGVASWWRPLPAWLRILLALAMLAAVLYSTGLRFGRDTGCALLAAMLALKPTETQGLRDNRSLLGFAFFAPFAAFLLDQGPLTMLLGLLGLCAGLIALQRLADVEARATAGSPTVLPRLALVGRLVLIGLPLVLAAFWLFPRLASPLWGVPERALAKPGLGEDMSPGGWLDLMADEDPALRVQFFGATPAPGQMYWRGPVLWNYDGRTWTQAPWLRGLPPAQTSRSPARWDYQLEVEPTDRRQLVALDLPTSAPEGAHLANDYAMTVRTPLNALTRWRMQSSTPARFESRLPMLLRQQALQLPNGFNPRTRRLAMQWRQDAGDDDRAVVQRALGWIREEFAYTLDTPLPGRNAVDEFLFDQKQGYCEHFSSSFVFLMRAAGIPARVVTGYTGGVYNRLGGYWVIRQMDAHAWAEVWLPERGWVRVDPTAAVAPERIYDTLEDQLGEGVEAGRLTLGGFGSVSDWLRRGWNDLVLGFDARRQAQLLERLGANGLGSTGLGLLFGLAALGTLGWMAWWLARAERERDPLLRAWRQLGRRYARFGLAREPHETASEWVRRVAARRPQGANLLFSLSRRFAAARYAPDEGDHRALIEDLRRHRP; from the coding sequence ATGCCGACCGCTAAGCCTGACGCTCCCATCCCCGACCGTTCCAGCCGCCTGTGGGCGTTGGGCAGCGCCGCGCTTTGCCTGCTCGCGCTGCTATTTCAGCTGCCCCTGTCGTTGGCACTGGCACTCGGTGCTGTCGGCGTCGTGCTGGGCGTCGCGTCCTGGTGGCGTCCGTTGCCGGCTTGGCTTCGCATCCTGCTGGCGCTGGCGATGCTCGCTGCCGTTCTCTACTCCACCGGCCTGAGGTTCGGGCGCGACACGGGATGCGCGTTGCTGGCAGCAATGCTCGCCCTGAAGCCAACCGAAACGCAGGGGCTGCGCGACAACCGCAGCCTGCTCGGTTTCGCGTTCTTCGCCCCATTCGCAGCATTCCTGCTCGATCAGGGGCCGTTGACGATGTTGCTGGGGCTGCTCGGCCTGTGCGCCGGCCTCATCGCGCTGCAGCGACTGGCCGACGTCGAGGCCCGCGCCACGGCGGGTTCGCCGACCGTGCTGCCGCGCCTGGCGCTGGTAGGGCGGCTGGTACTGATCGGTCTTCCGCTGGTGCTGGCGGCCTTCTGGCTATTCCCTCGTCTCGCCTCGCCCCTGTGGGGTGTTCCCGAGCGCGCGCTCGCCAAACCCGGCCTCGGCGAGGACATGTCGCCAGGAGGCTGGCTGGACCTCATGGCCGATGAAGATCCGGCGTTGCGCGTGCAGTTCTTTGGTGCCACGCCCGCGCCGGGTCAGATGTATTGGCGCGGACCCGTACTGTGGAACTACGACGGACGCACATGGACGCAGGCACCCTGGTTACGCGGACTACCGCCCGCGCAGACCTCGCGAAGCCCCGCTCGCTGGGATTACCAGCTTGAAGTCGAGCCCACCGATCGCCGACAGCTGGTCGCCTTGGACCTGCCCACGTCAGCGCCGGAGGGCGCTCACCTGGCGAACGATTACGCGATGACCGTGCGCACGCCGCTGAACGCACTCACGCGTTGGCGCATGCAGTCCTCGACACCGGCTCGCTTCGAATCGAGATTGCCGATGCTGCTGCGCCAGCAGGCTTTGCAACTGCCCAACGGGTTCAATCCGCGGACACGACGACTGGCGATGCAATGGCGGCAGGATGCCGGCGACGACGATCGCGCGGTCGTGCAGCGTGCACTGGGGTGGATCCGCGAGGAATTCGCTTACACGCTGGACACGCCTTTGCCTGGTAGGAATGCCGTGGACGAGTTCCTGTTCGATCAGAAACAGGGCTACTGCGAACACTTCAGTTCTTCGTTCGTCTTCCTGATGCGCGCCGCAGGCATACCCGCTCGCGTAGTGACCGGGTACACGGGCGGCGTCTACAACCGTCTGGGCGGTTACTGGGTAATTCGGCAGATGGATGCTCATGCCTGGGCAGAAGTGTGGCTGCCCGAGCGGGGCTGGGTCCGCGTCGACCCCACCGCCGCCGTCGCACCCGAACGCATCTACGACACGCTAGAGGATCAGTTGGGCGAAGGCGTGGAAGCCGGGCGACTCACACTGGGAGGTTTCGGCAGTGTCAGCGACTGGCTCCGGCGTGGCTGGAACGACCTTGTCCTCGGTTTCGACGCCCGCCGGCAGGCGCAGCTGCTGGAGCGACTGGGTGCGAACGGGCTCGGCAGCACAGGGCTGGGCCTGCTGTTCGGCCTCGCGGCGCTCGGTACGCTCGGCTGGATGGCTTGGTGGCTGGCGCGTGCCGAGCGCGAACGCGATCCACTGCTGCGCGCCTGGCGTCAGCTGGGTCGGCGCTACGCGCGTTTCGGATTGGCCCGCGAACCGCACGAAACCGCCTCGGAGTGGGTGCGCCGGGTCGCTGCTCGGCGCCCGCAGGGCGCGAACCTGCTGTTTTCGCTCAGCCGGCGTTTCGCCGCAGCGCGCTACGCTCCAGATGAGGGGGATCACCGCGCATTGATCGAAGACCTGCGCCGGCACCGCCCGTGA
- the dnaX gene encoding DNA polymerase III subunit gamma/tau, translating to MSYLVLARKWRPKRFAELVGQEHVVRALTNALDSGRVHHAFLFTGTRGVGKTTIARIFAKSLNCEKGTSADPCGQCAACLDIDAGRYIDLLEIDAASNTGVDDVREVIENAQYMPSRGKFKVYLIDEVHMLSKAAFNALLKTLEEPPEHVKFLLATTDPQKLPVTVLSRCLQFNLKRLDEEQIRGQITKILGAEQIEADTGAIAQLARAADGSLRDGLSLLDQAIAYAGGALHDDGVRTMLGTVDRTQVNAMLVALAEGDGETLLQVIAGLAEFSPDWAGVLDAVAEALHRIQVRQLVPSAAVEAEGVDVESFAGQLRPEVVQLWYQMAINGRRDLHLAPSGRAGFEMSLLRMLAFRPAQSGEMRGEGKSVPVTVEAGGAVASAAPAKPVRTAEPVRQEVPAPVAPARTEIVTAPPPQALADDPPWAPVSVSASPAPPLPATTPIPADIGIIDAETWLHFASTCGLKGVGKQLVENVAFSGYAQGTLTLALDSGFDYLRSERTLGELAAAIADRYGVAPRLAFASSHGAAEAETLKERSHRQRDERQSVAEETFMNHPDVQRLVQQHGARLVPDSIRPYEE from the coding sequence ATGTCCTACCTTGTCCTCGCCCGCAAGTGGCGCCCCAAGCGTTTTGCCGAACTGGTGGGCCAGGAACACGTGGTCCGCGCGCTCACCAACGCGCTGGATTCCGGCCGGGTGCACCACGCCTTCCTGTTCACCGGCACCCGTGGCGTCGGCAAGACCACGATCGCGCGCATCTTCGCCAAATCGCTGAACTGCGAGAAGGGCACCAGCGCCGATCCCTGCGGCCAGTGCGCCGCCTGCCTGGACATCGATGCCGGGCGCTATATCGACTTGCTGGAGATCGACGCCGCGTCGAACACCGGCGTGGACGACGTGCGCGAGGTGATCGAGAACGCGCAATACATGCCGTCGCGAGGCAAGTTCAAGGTCTACCTGATCGACGAAGTCCACATGCTCTCGAAGGCGGCGTTCAACGCGCTGCTGAAGACGCTCGAGGAGCCACCGGAGCACGTCAAGTTCCTGCTCGCCACCACCGACCCGCAGAAGCTGCCGGTGACGGTGTTGTCGCGCTGCCTGCAGTTCAACCTCAAGCGGCTGGACGAAGAGCAGATCCGTGGCCAGATAACGAAGATCCTCGGCGCCGAGCAGATCGAAGCCGACACCGGGGCGATCGCCCAGCTCGCGCGCGCGGCCGATGGCTCGCTGCGTGATGGCTTGTCGCTGCTCGACCAGGCCATCGCCTATGCAGGCGGCGCGCTGCACGACGACGGGGTGCGGACGATGCTGGGCACGGTGGACCGCACCCAGGTCAACGCGATGCTCGTTGCGCTGGCCGAGGGCGATGGCGAAACGCTGCTGCAGGTGATCGCCGGCTTGGCTGAGTTCTCGCCAGACTGGGCTGGCGTGCTGGATGCGGTGGCCGAAGCGCTGCACCGGATCCAGGTGCGCCAGCTAGTGCCTTCCGCGGCTGTCGAGGCCGAGGGCGTCGACGTGGAGTCCTTCGCCGGACAGCTGCGGCCGGAAGTGGTACAGCTCTGGTACCAGATGGCGATCAATGGCCGGCGCGACCTGCATCTGGCGCCAAGCGGGCGCGCGGGCTTCGAGATGAGCCTGCTCCGCATGCTGGCGTTCCGTCCCGCCCAGAGCGGCGAGATGCGCGGCGAAGGCAAATCGGTGCCGGTGACCGTGGAAGCGGGCGGAGCGGTGGCCTCGGCAGCGCCTGCCAAGCCGGTGCGCACGGCGGAACCGGTCCGCCAGGAAGTACCGGCCCCGGTCGCGCCCGCGCGCACCGAGATCGTTACCGCGCCACCGCCGCAGGCGTTGGCTGACGACCCACCCTGGGCGCCGGTGTCCGTATCCGCGTCGCCAGCGCCGCCGCTCCCGGCCACCACCCCGATACCCGCCGACATCGGCATCATCGACGCCGAAACCTGGCTGCATTTCGCCAGCACCTGTGGCCTGAAAGGCGTCGGCAAGCAGTTGGTCGAAAACGTCGCGTTCTCCGGCTACGCCCAGGGCACGCTGACGTTGGCGCTGGACAGCGGTTTCGACTACCTGCGTTCGGAGCGCACGCTGGGCGAACTGGCGGCCGCGATCGCGGACCGTTACGGGGTCGCGCCGCGGCTCGCCTTCGCGTCCTCCCACGGCGCGGCCGAGGCCGAAACGCTTAAGGAGCGCAGCCACCGGCAGCGCGACGAGCGCCAGAGCGTGGCCGAGGAAACCTTCATGAACCATCCGGACGTCCAGCGCCTGGTGCAGCAGCACGGCGCCCGGCTCGTCCCGGATTCCATCCGTCCTTACGAAGAGTGA